A stretch of DNA from Scomber japonicus isolate fScoJap1 chromosome 19, fScoJap1.pri, whole genome shotgun sequence:
GCAGCTGGCTGTCAAAACAGTTCTGCTTAAATTTGTTTCCGTATTTTTGACAAACAGTCCTTGGATCTGAACCAGTGACCTTCCATTTTCACTGAACCTCTCTAACCTTCTCATAAAAAATACTGAACATtagaatatcttttttttaatcctggTGTGTGCATTGCATATGAACTATATTACTACATTTAACATGGACTAATGCACTCATCAGCTGCAAAATCCTCCTCAGTTATCTCTTTGCTAATCCTTGCTTTAGCTGACTATTATGCAATCTGTACATTTATCACACTTTCAAAACAGGAACACAGCTGCACATTTGGCAGTTTGTGTATAaattatacatcatttatttccTTGTAGAATTCTAGTTATGTCCCGCATGTATTCACTCTTTCCACCCTTTCATCTGCTAGTCAGTGACATCAGAGCGGCATAAGAGTGAAGGCAGGTCATTTCTGCAAAGCTTGTCAGGAAATTCCTTTCTTCAGCTGGACTCTGACCAATTAAAGTGGAAGCAATAGGAAAAAGGAACTCCTACGCCTCAAACTCTTGAATCTGGATCTtgtataatgttttttgttttacagtataGCTAAGTTCTGTTTGTTTATGCAGCTTGATTGTAGCTAcagtttaaaatgattcaaaccCAATAAACCAAAAACTGCACCTGTATATATAATTTAGAAAGATTTAGCTGTTCTGTGCATCATTTTTAGacatcatttttgcatttaaaatacaattctGTGCTGTTTAAACAATGCTGGGCTTTATAATGATGATCCATTCCAACAATATGCAAACGTTAACATAATTAGCTATTAGCTAAGTCAAGATCCAATAATGTTGCCAGGGaataacaatgttttaatgaatatgaacagcatcctttctctctgtatctggtttgtgtgtgtgtgtgtgtgtgtgtgtgtgtgtgatagagttCGGCTTGTTGATGAAGGCCTGCATTGATCAGGGTCAGCTGGTACCTGACGACGTCATGTCTCGTCTTATCCTGAGTGATCTGAGAGCGATGGACCACAGCAGCTGGCTGCTCGATGGTAAGAAGTGATTGCTTATAAAAGTATTATCAGTATTGTTTGCTAGAGGTCTCACCACACTTTCAGGccatttattgatattttgaatGTATCCACTGTTTGAAAATGCTGACTCATATTTACCTGGATAAATCACTTTAGTTTGGAACATTCACATGCTTCTCATCTCATCTTCATATCACTTTAAGAGTACAGAAACAAAGTTAACATTTAAGAAGCCCACAGGAACTGGTTGATCAGTAGTAGATACTCATCTCCAGGTGcctcagagagggagaggcactTGGCTCTTTGTATAGCTGTTTTCTCATGAGAGGTAATGAATATCAGGTTTTATTTGACCCCATTAAATTCAAAACCTGATAGTTATTTATGATATCCTTCTTTGTCTTCTATCCCTTTTgtcttgctctctctgtctgtctgtctctctaccagGTTTCCCTCGCACAGTATCCCAGGCAGAGGCTCTGGATGGCGCCTTCACTGTGGATTCAGTCATTAACCTCGATGTACCTTTCCAGACAATTAAACAGAGGCTCACCTCTCGCTGGACTCACCTGCCCAGCGGCAGAGTCTACAACATAGATTTCAACCCACCAAAAGTCCccgtaaatacatttttcttactTATTACTCCTTCCTTGCTTTAGTTTCTCACAACCATTGTCTTTACAAACATGAATGTTCATGAGCTTTAAATTGGGTTATTACATTTCTCTGGACTTGAGATAAAACCTGCTACTCACAATTAgcccttttcacagcagacatttacgTGCCACAGAAGGAAAAGTAGAGatgtaaatacaaaagttaatgAAAGCCGAATCCCATTTAGCTGCTTGAGTTTCAGGTCCTGTTAGTGTGCATGCTGGCTGACTCACGGCTCACTTGGGCACTTGAATAGAGTAAAGACATTGTTTATGTGATTAGTAACATCTGTGCTTTATCGTccttgacaagtcaaaatgtctactGTCCACCCAGTGGTTTTGCTTCACCTAAGGAATAAATCACTTCTTACTCTACTGTTTCCAAAAAGGAaaccaaaaaaggaaataaactcAAATTTACTGACTGAAGTAGGATATAGATTAAGAGAcataaaactgagaaaagagCAAGtagcacaaaacaaacattatgctaatgaaaaaaaaacacagaaaactgaGGATAGAGTGTAAACAAAAATATGATGCAATCACTGACGGAGTGAGAAAACAGGATAGACGGGAAGATAAAACAACAGTTCACTTGTTTGCAGAGAATATCCAAGTGGAGACCTTTGCTCTCATCCAGAGTAATTACCCACCAGTAATCAGAGCCTCTGGCAGCAATGCAGGTTTAGTGCTGACAGTTTGAGTTTTGTGTTAACAATAGAggacacacactttttttgttctttcacaggaagatgaagaaaggaggTTTGGGAGACAGAGGAAGGCAGGGATTAACTGCAATTCACACAATAATTGACACTATAGTTGAAATATAAATCCATTTGGAAGGTTTGTTAAACATCTTAAAATAATGTCACTTTTGTAAAGATGAGCACTATGCAAATAATTTCATTAGAGTATTGTGTCTtcgtgcatgttgctactgttTCCATGGCTACATGCAGAGCCGTCTGACCATTTTAAGAGATTTATGTAGAAAACAGAATTTTACATTGATCAGGTTAAACTCTAGACCATTTAAATCCACCATATTTCAccaatataattatattttttgatttTAAGCAAATTTAACCTACAATCAGTGAGTTATTAGTAAGTAAACTAAAAtgatatgttaaatattatacAGGAAATTATATTCAGTGTAATGATTGTAATCAGAAATTATCATCATGATAAAACTTGACAAAGAACAGCCGTGGCAGGTCTTTGAACACCTGAGTCACTGGTGAATGATGAGACGCAGCTGACTGCTTGTAACCACATGTGCATAATCTCTCAGTGGAGGTGATTTGCTGCACGTACCTACCAGACCTCCTGCACCGTCTGGAGGAATAACACATTTAGAGTTAATCATTGATTTCAGTCCATCCATTGCAGTCCTCTTTGAGTGACAATATAAACCtggaaaaactaaacaaaactcGAATAAAATCATTTAAGTCAAAGCTTTAAAGCTTTGtgggtgtatttgtgtgtatcagtgaATACCACTGTTTCTTCATGCCTTTAAGTAGCTGTCACCTCTGAGGCATGAATTCATCGAGGTGTTGCAATCATTCCACAGTAATCTCGTCTCTTCAGAGCAAATCATTAATTTAATGCAGATAGCACATTCATGCTACATATATCATGCTAACCCCTCAAGACACATGTGCTCTGTAGGGACAGGGTCTGCACTCTGAATAAACTGAAGAAGCTGAAACTGTCTATGCATGTTTCATAACATTTCTTTCTAAATTTGTACAAAAAGTAAAGTGAGGCTGCGAGAGGAAGTAACAATAATGTTTAGATATACTGTTGTGCTCAAATGTGCTCAGCTGAAACTCAGGGTGGCTCAAGATTGGGTTCAATGACATgtatttctcctcctcatcttccagATTGATTAAAGTAACTGCACCTGCTGCTTCCACTGCAGATATTTTAACATGCCATACAAAGAAGAGCACAAACATGAGCATTTACATGTTTCAGCATGTTTGTGTTGTGCTCGTCAGTGGCTTCTCTTATTGGGAcagctaaataaaacattaatgttattagtagtAACACTCATACTTCTGCTGCTATTACAAGTCAAAACATTTGCTATGAAAAAGGAGACTGGAGACTTCAGGTCACTGTGAGTCAtgagggagggttagggttagggttagtgactGATCTGCTGGCTTATGTTCATATCATACATGTATCCAGCACAGAGATGACACCTCACACAGGGTGAAAAATGCAAGTAAATCTGTTAAACAGTTATCCCACCAGATTTACTATCCTaagccttctctctcttctcggTCAGTGGATTTGAAAGCAAAGGCTCCATTTTGTGTTTCTTGATCATTGTTTACATTCCACTGTCTGTGCTGAGTCTGTGGTGTAGTACAACGGGTGGGAGTTACATGAAGCTTGAAGCATGAATTAAGCAACTCTGTCTCAGCAGGCTAAACCTAACCCCCACATTTTTTCCTGCTGACTATTTATCATATGATATTGTTGCACATTATTCAGCAGAAAACAGCAAGCAAAATCATTTCATTGCAATTTGCAGAAAACATAATGTGTGCTAGAAAATACTACGACAGGAGGTCAGCAATGCCTTGAACATTTGATCTCTTTCTCCAGGGTTTGGACGATGTGACAGGGGAGCCTCTGGTCCAGCGGGACGATGACACACCAGACACGGTCACACGGAGACTGAAGTCCTATGAAACTCAGACAGAGCCTGTCTTAGAgttctacaggtagaataacaCAGATAGATAAcactacacacaccacacatagtTAACATCTCCGCCCAACTGTTACATCACTGGGACTCACCTCTGCACAGTGAAATCAAAGAGGTAAAAGTTCGAGCATATACTACTtggaaaaaaaagccacaatatAGGCAAAAGGTTATACAtccctctgacctttgacctcaggcCTGCACATTCCTCCAGGAGGCCTGCATGACTGAAGAAATACCTTAAGTCTTAACTAAATTCCAACAGGACAACCTAATGCTGAAATCAAATTTCTCCATATAAGAAGAGTTAAATCAATACACAGATactttaaaaatgatcattaattttTACCTGATTCAATAAAACCGAGGCAAAACCCCCCACAAAAACAATAGGACAAACAATATCCTTGTGGGGCTttgaaaacaattttaaaagttCATTCATCATTACTTCTGTTTTGGGACTAATTAGACTGGAAAACATTACTCTGTTTTACCTTAAAGCACAGAGATGTGCTGAGATAGTGCCCTACTTATTTTTACCTCAATGTTTGAGAG
This window harbors:
- the ak3 gene encoding GTP:AMP phosphotransferase AK3, mitochondrial produces the protein MVLQKIFRAVIMGPPGSGKGTVSARITKTFGLNHISSGDILRASINAKTEFGLLMKACIDQGQLVPDDVMSRLILSDLRAMDHSSWLLDGFPRTVSQAEALDGAFTVDSVINLDVPFQTIKQRLTSRWTHLPSGRVYNIDFNPPKVPGLDDVTGEPLVQRDDDTPDTVTRRLKSYETQTEPVLEFYRSKGVLETFSGTETNKIWPHVESFLHKRFSSFNQRVA